The Petrocella atlantisensis genome has a window encoding:
- a CDS encoding metallophosphoesterase family protein has protein sequence MFGHKRLTECYFKAIRNQDTIEVDDDTRIIFFSDVHRGDNSMSDEFAHNQNVYYHALDYYFKNEYTYIEVGDGDELWEYSKFSHIRRAHSDVFCLLKKYFDEKRLYYLFGNHNMAFRHDYISKHDLTYFYDEYLDIKTPLFPGINVKESLLLKDRHTDKEVLVVHGHQGDFMNDQGWIISLFLMRIFWRYMHMVGLRNPSSPSKNRVKRHKIEKSFSKWIRINHIGILCGHTHRPKLPGQLDATYLNTGCCVHPRGITGIELVGRKFYLIHWSIIPDDQGRLAIRKKIMKGPLSFDEIRL, from the coding sequence TTGTTTGGACATAAAAGGTTAACAGAATGTTATTTTAAAGCCATTCGCAACCAAGATACGATAGAAGTGGATGACGATACAAGAATTATATTTTTTAGTGATGTACATCGTGGTGATAACAGTATGTCTGATGAATTTGCCCATAATCAAAATGTCTATTACCATGCCCTTGATTATTATTTTAAGAATGAATACACATACATTGAAGTTGGTGATGGGGATGAATTGTGGGAATATAGCAAATTCTCTCACATAAGAAGAGCCCACAGCGATGTTTTTTGTTTACTAAAAAAGTATTTTGATGAGAAACGCCTCTATTATCTTTTTGGTAATCATAATATGGCTTTTAGGCATGACTACATATCCAAACATGACCTGACCTATTTCTACGATGAATACTTAGATATTAAGACACCTTTATTTCCGGGTATTAATGTCAAAGAGAGCTTGTTGCTCAAAGATCGGCATACAGATAAGGAAGTACTTGTGGTTCATGGTCATCAAGGTGATTTTATGAATGATCAAGGTTGGATTATTTCATTATTTTTGATGAGAATTTTTTGGCGTTATATGCACATGGTAGGTCTTAGAAATCCCTCAAGTCCTTCCAAAAATAGAGTGAAGAGACACAAGATAGAAAAGTCCTTTTCCAAATGGATTAGAATCAACCACATTGGCATTCTTTGCGGCCATACCCATCGTCCCAAGTTACCGGGTCAATTAGATGCTACCTATCTGAATACGGGGTGCTGTGTTCATCCAAGGGGTATTACTGGCATTGAGTTGGTAGGAAGGAAATTCTATCTGATTCATTGGAGCATCATTCCGGATGATCAAGGCCGTTTGGCGATTCGGAAAAAGATTATGAAGGGGCCACTCAGTTTTGATGAGATTAGATTATAG
- the glmS gene encoding glutamine--fructose-6-phosphate transaminase (isomerizing), which translates to MCGIVGYIGSQEASPILIEGLRTLEYRGYDSSGIAVFDHKLNMVKSKGRLINLEDKLKVEDLQGVLGIGHTRWATHGEPSDHNAHPHMNESGTIALVHNGIIENYISLKEELIEKGYRFISETDTEIAVQLIDLYYKEDNNLLEAVIAALHRIEGSFALAVVAEEEPDKIIATRKDSPLVLGIGDGENFIASDVPAILRHTRKVYFIEDYEIAVVTKDDIVIMDMDQKRIKREIFNVTWDIQAAEKAGYEHFMLKEIYEQPKVIRDTLTPRLPMDQDDVYLDGINLEKEVLEKITRIYVIACGTAYYSGLIGKELIEKYARIPVIAEVASEFRYKDPILDENTLMIVVSQSGETADTLAALRMAKKAGAHVLGVVNAVGSSISREADDVLYTWAGPEIAVASTKAYSAQLCAMYLISMKISLVLGKLSTEEFRELRAALYQLPSQVEHILENANLIEAMAKKHVNMKNVFYIGRGLDYAVAMEGALKIKEIAYLHAEPYPAGELKHGPIALIEEGSLLMGLLGQESLFDKTVSNIKEVKARGASIMAIAMEGNKEVEQVAEDVIYIPRTHWSLVPLLENIPQQLFAYYIAKNLGHDIDKPRNLAKSVTVE; encoded by the coding sequence ATGTGTGGAATAGTTGGATATATTGGTAGTCAGGAAGCATCCCCTATTTTAATTGAAGGATTAAGAACACTAGAATATAGAGGTTACGATTCATCAGGGATTGCAGTTTTTGATCACAAGTTGAATATGGTTAAGTCAAAAGGTAGACTCATTAACTTAGAAGACAAATTAAAAGTGGAAGACCTGCAAGGTGTCCTAGGGATTGGTCATACAAGATGGGCAACTCATGGCGAGCCCTCAGATCATAACGCCCATCCTCATATGAATGAGAGCGGGACCATTGCACTTGTTCATAACGGTATCATCGAAAATTATATTTCTCTTAAGGAAGAATTAATAGAAAAAGGTTATCGCTTTATTTCCGAGACAGATACGGAGATTGCGGTGCAGCTTATCGATCTATATTACAAAGAAGACAACAATCTTTTAGAAGCGGTTATCGCGGCACTCCATAGAATAGAAGGTTCTTTCGCCCTTGCAGTGGTGGCAGAAGAAGAACCGGATAAGATTATCGCTACAAGAAAAGACAGCCCATTGGTTCTTGGGATTGGTGATGGGGAGAATTTTATTGCTTCTGACGTACCGGCTATTTTAAGACATACTAGGAAAGTATATTTTATTGAGGATTATGAAATAGCGGTTGTTACTAAGGATGATATTGTCATCATGGATATGGATCAAAAACGCATCAAAAGAGAAATATTTAATGTGACATGGGATATTCAAGCAGCTGAAAAAGCAGGTTATGAGCATTTTATGTTAAAAGAAATATATGAGCAACCAAAAGTGATTCGTGACACATTAACACCAAGGTTGCCAATGGATCAAGACGATGTTTACTTAGATGGCATCAATCTTGAAAAAGAGGTTTTGGAGAAAATCACGAGAATATATGTGATTGCCTGTGGAACAGCCTATTATTCCGGCCTAATAGGAAAAGAGCTTATTGAGAAATATGCCCGTATTCCTGTTATAGCTGAGGTAGCCTCGGAATTCAGATACAAGGATCCAATCTTAGATGAAAATACATTGATGATTGTTGTATCTCAATCCGGAGAAACAGCGGATACACTAGCAGCGCTTAGAATGGCTAAAAAAGCAGGTGCACATGTTTTGGGTGTTGTTAACGCCGTTGGATCAAGTATTTCAAGAGAAGCTGATGATGTACTCTATACATGGGCAGGACCGGAGATTGCAGTGGCATCTACCAAGGCATATTCGGCTCAGTTATGCGCTATGTATCTCATTAGCATGAAGATATCCTTAGTACTTGGAAAATTAAGTACAGAGGAATTTAGAGAGCTAAGGGCGGCATTGTACCAATTACCATCCCAAGTGGAGCATATCTTAGAAAATGCGAACCTGATAGAAGCTATGGCGAAAAAGCATGTGAATATGAAGAATGTATTCTATATTGGTCGAGGTTTAGATTATGCCGTTGCTATGGAAGGTGCGCTTAAGATTAAAGAAATTGCATACCTACATGCAGAGCCATATCCAGCAGGGGAACTGAAGCATGGACCTATTGCTCTGATTGAAGAAGGTTCTTTGCTTATGGGATTGCTTGGTCAGGAAAGTCTTTTTGACAAAACGGTCAGTAATATAAAAGAAGTCAAAGCAAGAGGTGCCAGTATTATGGCGATTGCTATGGAAGGTAATAAGGAAGTGGAACAAGTTGCAGAAGATGTTATCTATATACCAAGAACCCATTGGTCCTTAGTACCATTGCTTGAAAACATACCACAACAATTGTTTGCTTATTATATAGCAAAGAATTTGGGACATGATATTGATAAACCAAGAAACTTAGCTAAGAGCGTTACTGTGGAATAA
- the glmM gene encoding phosphoglucosamine mutase has protein sequence MGKLFGTDGVRGIANKELTVELAYLLGQAGAYVLTKENKHKPTILIGRDTRLSGEMLSSAMIAGICSVGADAMSMGVMPTPAVSYLTREYGADAGVVISASHNPVEYNGIKFFNRDGYKLSDSIEEEIEALVRNGNKDIVLPTGVDIGRHIQRNECIYDYIRFAKRQIKTNLEGLRIVIDCANGASFVSAPEALRQMGAEVIIIHNEPDGTNINKQCGSTHMDDLQSYVKQVQADVGLAFDGDADRCLAVDEKGNVVDGDQIMAICGLYMKEQGTLRKSTVVATVMSNLGFFIMGKKHGLAIKQTAVGDRYVLEEMIRNDYNLGGEQSGHIIFLDENTTGDGLLTALHLLEVVKETGKTLSELASCMEVLPQVLINAKVNKVNKYAYKDNEEIQAAIALVEDKFKGDGRVLIRPSGTEPLVRVMIEGKDKTILEKEARQLADLIESRLR, from the coding sequence ATGGGGAAATTATTTGGAACAGACGGTGTCAGAGGCATCGCAAACAAAGAATTAACAGTTGAACTCGCTTATTTACTCGGTCAAGCCGGCGCTTATGTGCTTACAAAAGAAAACAAACACAAACCAACCATTCTTATTGGAAGAGATACGAGATTATCAGGAGAGATGCTCTCTTCTGCAATGATTGCAGGGATATGTTCTGTAGGTGCAGATGCTATGTCTATGGGCGTTATGCCGACACCGGCAGTTTCTTATTTGACGAGAGAATATGGTGCCGATGCAGGTGTAGTTATATCCGCATCTCATAATCCGGTGGAATACAATGGTATCAAGTTTTTCAACAGAGATGGCTATAAGCTTTCAGATAGCATCGAGGAAGAAATAGAAGCATTGGTCAGAAACGGTAATAAAGACATAGTATTACCGACCGGGGTCGATATTGGCCGTCATATTCAGCGGAATGAGTGTATCTACGACTATATAAGGTTTGCTAAAAGGCAAATAAAGACAAATCTTGAAGGCCTGCGTATTGTTATTGATTGTGCCAACGGTGCATCATTTGTATCGGCGCCTGAAGCCCTAAGACAGATGGGAGCAGAAGTCATCATCATCCATAACGAACCGGATGGAACAAACATTAATAAGCAGTGTGGTTCCACACACATGGATGACTTGCAATCTTATGTAAAGCAGGTTCAAGCAGATGTAGGTCTGGCTTTTGATGGTGATGCTGACCGATGTTTGGCTGTAGATGAAAAAGGTAATGTTGTTGATGGTGATCAGATTATGGCCATTTGTGGTCTATATATGAAAGAACAAGGCACACTTAGAAAATCTACAGTAGTTGCCACGGTGATGAGTAATCTTGGTTTTTTCATCATGGGCAAAAAACATGGCCTAGCCATTAAACAAACAGCGGTAGGTGACCGTTATGTACTTGAAGAGATGATTCGCAATGATTATAATTTGGGCGGGGAACAATCGGGACATATTATATTTTTAGACGAAAATACAACTGGAGATGGCCTACTTACAGCCCTTCATTTATTAGAAGTCGTCAAAGAAACAGGTAAAACTTTATCAGAGTTAGCTTCATGTATGGAGGTTTTACCACAGGTGCTGATTAATGCTAAAGTCAACAAAGTCAATAAATATGCTTACAAAGATAATGAAGAGATTCAAGCAGCCATAGCGCTTGTTGAAGACAAGTTCAAAGGAGACGGTCGTGTGTTGATACGTCCGTCCGGAACAGAACCTTTGGTTAGGGTTATGATTGAAGGTAAAGATAAAACGATACTTGAAAAAGAAGCACGACAACTGGCGGACTTAATTGAGTCACGCTTAAGATAG
- a CDS encoding CdaR family protein: MIEKIKNNWLWKVAALLIAFVLWLVVVNYDDPYIRKTFNNVVVEKRNELAITSQDQAIEYKEGENISITLGGKRSIIDRLTFSDIKAYADLGKVSITNTVDIIIEVNDQLDVLEKKPNNMQISLEPIINSLKDIQVTYIGELESDYIRLNPVIIPNQIEISGPQSQLARVSEVRVPIRIDNAYDDVTVYVTPQIVDAAGREILGLEVSNNQIQVKVPIQKIKTVPVVFQTVGELNEAFRLVTMELEMKEIIVRGEPDVLENFTELVVPNIDLSTFNQETESYSINLNQYLPAGINVYNSDALTELIIEVAPLVNQDYSIDLESLSVRQLGDGLTYTFLDTVPLNIRLRGIEKELSILEVEKLQPRVFLKDLGPGVHTVEVEFEVPDYFEWMSATPTVRIEISTTDQVEDTTDN, from the coding sequence ATGATCGAAAAAATCAAGAATAATTGGTTGTGGAAAGTCGCAGCTTTATTAATAGCTTTTGTACTATGGTTGGTGGTTGTCAATTATGATGACCCATATATTAGAAAGACATTTAATAATGTGGTCGTGGAGAAGAGAAATGAGTTGGCCATCACATCACAAGATCAAGCCATAGAGTACAAGGAAGGTGAGAACATCAGTATCACACTTGGAGGTAAGAGATCCATTATTGATCGTTTAACTTTTTCTGATATTAAAGCTTATGCAGACCTTGGAAAAGTATCCATAACCAATACTGTGGATATTATCATAGAGGTGAATGACCAGTTAGATGTTCTGGAAAAAAAGCCTAACAATATGCAGATCAGTTTAGAACCGATTATCAATTCCTTAAAAGACATACAAGTAACTTATATCGGTGAACTTGAAAGCGATTATATTAGACTCAATCCGGTAATCATTCCAAACCAGATTGAGATATCCGGTCCTCAGTCGCAACTTGCTCGCGTGTCCGAGGTTAGAGTACCCATTCGAATCGATAATGCTTATGATGATGTTACGGTTTATGTTACACCTCAAATCGTAGATGCCGCCGGTAGAGAAATACTTGGTTTGGAAGTGAGCAATAATCAGATACAAGTCAAAGTACCAATCCAAAAAATCAAAACTGTGCCTGTGGTTTTTCAGACTGTAGGCGAATTAAACGAAGCCTTTAGACTGGTTACCATGGAATTGGAAATGAAAGAAATCATCGTTCGTGGTGAACCGGATGTACTTGAAAACTTTACAGAACTTGTTGTACCAAACATTGATTTAAGTACATTTAATCAGGAAACTGAATCTTATAGCATAAACTTAAATCAGTACTTGCCGGCGGGTATTAATGTATATAATTCAGATGCTTTAACAGAACTCATCATTGAGGTTGCACCTTTGGTGAATCAGGACTATAGTATTGATCTTGAATCCTTGTCCGTACGCCAATTAGGTGATGGCCTGACATATACATTCTTAGATACAGTGCCGTTGAACATAAGACTTAGAGGTATTGAGAAGGAACTGTCCATTCTTGAAGTAGAAAAATTGCAACCGAGAGTTTTTCTAAAAGACCTTGGACCGGGTGTTCATACCGTAGAAGTTGAGTTTGAAGTACCGGATTACTTCGAATGGATGTCAGCCACACCTACGGTTAGAATAGAAATAAGTACCACCGATCAAGTGGAAGATACAACAGATAATTAA
- the cdaA gene encoding diadenylate cyclase CdaA — MNAFNDFFSWFGNITNQIPTIQIKDIIEILMIAFVNYQLIKWVRGTRAWVLFKGVFVILVIATIAIIFELNTIIWILSKTINVGIIAFLIIFQPELRRALESLGRRNFITDLILSEDHDRSLHMNHESAEEIVVAVEEMSKTKTGALIVVEKEVKLYDYETSGIIIDAVVTSQLIINIFEHNTPLHDGAMIVRDDRIVAATCYLPLSDNMSLSKELGTRHRAAVGISEVADCMVVVVSEETGFISLATGGNIIRNVNKEYLMNKLGGDNSKKVGFRPLKLWKGRRQNDRKNQE; from the coding sequence GTGAACGCATTTAACGATTTTTTCAGTTGGTTTGGCAACATTACAAATCAAATACCGACCATACAAATCAAAGATATCATTGAGATCTTAATGATTGCTTTTGTAAACTATCAACTGATCAAATGGGTCAGAGGCACAAGAGCATGGGTTTTATTCAAAGGCGTATTCGTAATATTGGTTATTGCGACCATTGCTATTATTTTTGAGCTGAATACTATTATTTGGATTCTATCTAAAACCATTAATGTTGGTATCATTGCATTTTTAATTATATTTCAACCGGAACTTCGCCGTGCCTTAGAGTCACTCGGACGTCGGAATTTTATTACGGATTTAATCTTATCTGAAGACCATGATAGAAGTTTACATATGAATCACGAGAGTGCAGAAGAGATTGTTGTGGCTGTAGAAGAGATGAGTAAAACAAAGACAGGTGCATTAATCGTAGTTGAAAAAGAAGTAAAACTATATGATTATGAAACATCCGGTATTATCATTGACGCGGTGGTTACATCTCAATTGATTATTAACATATTTGAGCACAATACCCCTCTACATGATGGCGCGATGATTGTACGAGATGATCGAATTGTAGCAGCTACGTGTTATTTGCCCTTGTCAGACAATATGAGTCTTAGCAAAGAACTTGGTACAAGGCACAGAGCTGCTGTAGGTATCAGTGAAGTGGCGGACTGTATGGTCGTTGTTGTATCAGAGGAAACAGGTTTTATATCCCTTGCCACAGGCGGTAATATTATACGTAATGTGAATAAGGAATATTTGATGAATAAGCTTGGCGGAGACAACTCCAAAAAAGTCGGCTTTAGGCCACTAAAGCTTTGGAAAGGAAGACGTCAAAATGATCGAAAAAATCAAGAATAA
- a CDS encoding putative glycoside hydrolase codes for MDDLRRKSNNYKLQQKNGILMILFFTLLMLMLQGCSASVDEDEETDKIIPPTSSENLKKYESLPVLSDVVYDFATYESVVSTDTTQINETRAVKGVYVSGHAAGIGSWMDDLIHLADTTEINAFVIDVKNDSGHISYDMDLKEVKEVGAETNAIRDIEALMERLYSHDIYPIARIVAFKDPFVAERKPEYAIKKKDGSLWKYKNTPWLDPYNKDTWKYIIDVSKEAAKIGFKEIQFDYIRFEATSTLAEADFQGKDVLQTREEVILEFLEYAKEELKPYGVKVSADVFGTVITSSKDAATIGQDYVEMSKVVDVICPMIYPSHYGFGFYNTPKGEHSDLYPYRIIHGSMMDSADKLTQIPEGDHKAVVRPWLQAFTASYLGRGNYKTYDAAAIREQIQATYDAGLEEWILWHAGVKYNAAGLLPIEQEE; via the coding sequence ATGGATGATTTAAGAAGGAAATCTAATAATTATAAATTGCAGCAAAAAAATGGAATCCTAATGATTCTGTTTTTTACGCTGTTGATGCTTATGCTTCAAGGTTGCAGCGCATCTGTTGATGAAGATGAGGAAACAGACAAAATCATACCACCAACATCCAGTGAAAATCTAAAAAAATACGAATCGTTACCGGTTTTATCGGATGTTGTTTATGATTTTGCTACCTATGAGTCGGTCGTGTCAACGGACACCACACAAATTAATGAAACAAGGGCAGTCAAAGGTGTCTACGTCAGTGGGCATGCTGCAGGCATTGGTTCATGGATGGATGATTTGATTCATCTGGCAGATACAACTGAAATCAATGCTTTTGTTATTGATGTTAAGAACGACTCCGGACATATTTCTTATGACATGGATTTGAAAGAGGTTAAAGAAGTAGGCGCAGAAACCAATGCGATAAGAGATATAGAAGCTTTAATGGAACGTCTCTACAGCCATGACATTTACCCGATTGCCAGAATTGTTGCTTTTAAAGATCCATTCGTGGCAGAAAGGAAACCTGAATACGCCATTAAGAAAAAAGATGGATCGTTATGGAAATATAAGAATACACCTTGGTTAGACCCTTATAACAAAGATACTTGGAAATATATCATAGATGTATCTAAGGAAGCTGCTAAGATTGGGTTCAAAGAAATACAGTTTGATTACATTCGTTTCGAAGCGACCAGTACGCTTGCTGAAGCAGATTTCCAGGGAAAAGATGTTCTACAGACAAGGGAAGAAGTCATATTGGAATTCTTAGAGTATGCAAAGGAAGAGCTTAAACCTTACGGTGTTAAGGTTTCTGCGGATGTTTTTGGAACGGTGATTACAAGTTCAAAAGACGCTGCAACCATTGGGCAAGATTATGTTGAAATGTCAAAGGTCGTGGATGTCATATGTCCAATGATTTATCCATCCCACTATGGATTTGGCTTCTATAATACACCAAAGGGCGAGCATTCAGACTTATACCCCTATCGTATTATTCATGGATCTATGATGGATTCTGCAGACAAATTAACCCAAATTCCTGAAGGTGACCATAAGGCGGTTGTAAGACCTTGGTTACAAGCTTTTACAGCCAGTTATCTTGGAAGGGGTAATTATAAGACTTATGATGCGGCAGCCATTAGAGAACAGATTCAAGCCACTTATGATGCAGGTTTAGAAGAGTGGATACTGTGGCATGCAGGTGTCAAATATAATGCAGCAGGTTTACTGCCAATAGAGCAAGAAGAATAG
- the lysS gene encoding lysine--tRNA ligase produces the protein MENDLIAQVEDLNELVKIRRGKLSDLQEAGNDPFQITKYDVTHHSIDITDDFEALEGQEISVAGRIMTKRLMGKASFCHIQDRKGQVQAYIRKDGIGDDAYEAFKTYDIGDIVGIKGVVFKTQKGEISIKAGEVLLLSKSLQVLPEKFHGLKDTDTRYRQRYIDLIVNPEVKETFFKRSKIIKEIRYFLDDMDFLEVETPVLHTIPGGAAARPFNTHHNALDMDIHIRISLELHLKRLIVGGFERVYEMGRVFRNEGLSVRHNPEFTLLELYQAYTDYYGMMTLTENLIRTVAQKVLGTAKVVYDDTLIDLEKPFEKLTMLEAVKKYTGLDFDEVLDDEAARALAKEKDVHIEKHFKKGEILNAFFEAFVEEHLVQPTFIMDHPVEISPLAKRKPSNPAYTERFELFITKREFANAFSELNDPIDQRGRFEYQESLREAGDEEANKIDEDFLTALEYGMPPTGGLGIGIDRLIMLLTNSYSIRDVLLFPTMKNK, from the coding sequence ATGGAAAATGACCTAATCGCACAAGTAGAAGATTTAAATGAATTAGTAAAAATAAGAAGAGGGAAGCTGAGTGATTTACAAGAAGCCGGTAACGATCCTTTTCAAATAACAAAATACGATGTTACCCATCATAGTATAGATATTACGGATGATTTTGAAGCTCTGGAAGGACAAGAAATCAGCGTTGCAGGAAGAATTATGACCAAACGTCTCATGGGTAAGGCTTCTTTTTGTCATATTCAAGACCGTAAAGGTCAGGTTCAAGCTTATATACGTAAAGATGGCATCGGTGATGATGCTTATGAAGCTTTTAAAACCTATGATATTGGTGATATCGTCGGTATTAAAGGGGTAGTTTTTAAGACTCAAAAAGGAGAAATATCCATAAAGGCTGGTGAGGTACTTTTACTCTCGAAAAGTTTACAAGTTTTACCTGAAAAATTTCATGGCCTAAAGGATACGGATACCAGATACCGCCAAAGGTATATTGATTTAATTGTTAACCCGGAGGTCAAAGAGACTTTCTTCAAACGATCAAAGATTATTAAAGAAATTCGATATTTCTTAGATGATATGGACTTTCTAGAGGTAGAAACACCAGTGCTTCACACCATTCCAGGTGGAGCAGCGGCCAGACCCTTTAATACGCATCATAATGCTCTAGATATGGATATACATATTCGAATTTCCTTGGAGTTGCATCTGAAGCGTCTTATCGTAGGTGGTTTTGAACGGGTATATGAAATGGGACGTGTATTTAGAAACGAAGGTTTGTCGGTTCGACATAACCCTGAGTTCACTTTGCTTGAATTATACCAAGCATATACAGACTACTATGGTATGATGACACTTACTGAAAACTTGATTCGTACAGTAGCACAAAAAGTACTCGGGACAGCAAAAGTAGTATATGATGATACTTTGATTGATCTTGAAAAACCTTTTGAGAAATTAACCATGTTAGAGGCGGTCAAAAAATACACAGGTCTCGACTTTGATGAAGTTTTAGACGACGAAGCGGCAAGAGCTTTAGCCAAAGAAAAAGATGTTCACATTGAAAAACACTTTAAAAAAGGTGAGATACTCAATGCTTTCTTTGAAGCGTTCGTAGAAGAACATTTGGTTCAACCAACCTTCATTATGGATCATCCTGTTGAGATTTCACCACTAGCAAAACGCAAACCATCAAATCCTGCTTACACAGAAAGGTTTGAACTTTTTATAACAAAAAGAGAATTTGCAAACGCTTTTTCTGAACTGAATGACCCTATAGATCAAAGAGGTCGATTCGAATATCAGGAATCTCTAAGAGAAGCTGGGGATGAAGAGGCCAACAAGATTGATGAAGATTTCTTAACAGCTCTTGAATATGGCATGCCACCAACAGGTGGACTTGGAATCGGTATTGATCGTTTAATTATGTTGCTTACGAATTCTTACTCCATAAGAGATGTCTTATTATTTCCAACCATGAAAAACAAATAG
- the greA gene encoding transcription elongation factor GreA, with protein MPEKKIILTYHGLQELEAEVQELKVNRRKVIAQKIKEARAQGDLSENAEYDAAKEEQAEVETRIVQIEKLLKNVEVIDEDEVDLSYIGIGCKVRLFDMEYDEEIDYALVGSTEADPLHGKISNESPVGEALIGLKVGEIAEVDTPAGLLKFKVLEIHR; from the coding sequence ATGCCTGAGAAGAAAATAATATTGACTTATCATGGTTTACAAGAACTTGAAGCGGAAGTACAGGAGCTAAAAGTCAACAGACGAAAAGTCATTGCCCAGAAGATTAAAGAAGCAAGAGCACAAGGGGATTTGTCAGAGAATGCTGAGTACGATGCTGCGAAAGAAGAGCAAGCAGAAGTTGAAACACGTATTGTACAAATAGAGAAGCTTCTAAAGAATGTAGAAGTTATAGACGAAGATGAAGTTGATTTGAGTTATATAGGTATTGGTTGTAAAGTTAGATTATTTGATATGGAATATGATGAAGAAATTGACTATGCTTTAGTTGGTTCTACAGAAGCTGACCCATTACATGGAAAAATATCAAATGAGTCTCCTGTTGGAGAAGCGTTGATTGGTCTAAAAGTAGGCGAAATAGCTGAGGTAGATACCCCAGCTGGTTTATTGAAGTTCAAAGTTCTAGAGATTCATAGATAG
- the dusB gene encoding tRNA dihydrouridine synthase DusB, producing MTVIEENKVKIDQLILKNNIFLAPLAGVSDRPFRVLCYEQGAGLVYTEMISAKAISYDNQKTKEMLVTSAGTETLGIQLFGKEPEIMAESAQKIDHSGIALFDINLGCPVPKVVNNGEGSALMKNPKLIGDIVSAMVKHVSKPVTIKIRKGFDANHVNAVLVAKIAEASGAAAITVHGRTREQYYSGHADWEIIRAVKEAVDIPVIGNGDVFNATDAKRMLEETGCDGVMVARGAQGNPWIFREINDYLKTGQIPKRPDTEMIIEMMMRHKNTMVEDKGAYIALREMRKHVAWYTKGLKHGTRLRQVMNQIVDIHEFDTKVREILLQ from the coding sequence ATGACCGTAATAGAGGAAAATAAAGTGAAAATAGATCAGCTTATTCTAAAGAACAACATTTTTTTGGCACCTTTAGCAGGTGTATCAGACCGGCCATTTAGAGTACTTTGCTATGAACAAGGTGCAGGTTTGGTGTATACGGAGATGATCAGTGCTAAAGCCATCTCTTATGATAATCAAAAAACCAAAGAGATGTTGGTGACAAGTGCAGGTACAGAGACGTTAGGCATCCAACTTTTTGGAAAAGAGCCGGAGATAATGGCAGAAAGTGCTCAAAAGATAGACCATTCGGGTATCGCACTTTTTGATATTAACCTAGGTTGTCCGGTACCTAAAGTGGTAAATAATGGAGAAGGATCTGCACTAATGAAAAACCCTAAGTTGATTGGCGACATAGTGTCAGCAATGGTAAAACATGTGTCCAAGCCGGTAACGATAAAAATAAGAAAAGGCTTTGATGCAAACCATGTGAATGCAGTCTTAGTAGCAAAGATTGCTGAGGCAAGTGGAGCAGCAGCAATAACGGTTCATGGGAGAACAAGAGAGCAATACTACAGCGGTCATGCAGATTGGGAGATTATTCGAGCTGTAAAGGAAGCAGTAGATATTCCTGTAATCGGAAACGGTGATGTATTTAATGCTACTGATGCTAAAAGAATGTTGGAAGAAACGGGTTGTGATGGGGTGATGGTGGCAAGAGGTGCTCAAGGGAATCCGTGGATTTTTAGAGAAATCAATGATTATCTAAAGACCGGTCAGATACCAAAACGACCGGACACCGAAATGATCATAGAAATGATGATGCGACATAAAAACACGATGGTAGAAGACAAAGGCGCCTATATAGCTCTAAGAGAGATGCGCAAACATGTGGCGTGGTACACAAAGGGTCTTAAGCATGGGACAAGACTTCGACAGGTGATGAATCAGATTGTGGATATTCATGAATTTGATACAAAGGTTCGTGAGATTTTGTTGCAATGA